The genomic stretch GATGAAGTAGAAAAACTAATAAAAGAGAGGTTGTTATTTTCTAAACCGCCTTCATACTTTGTTTCAAATTTAACACTTAAGTCAATGTGTCTTAATGTGGCACATTCCTGCAATTTTGGGTGTCTCTACTGTTTTGCAAAAAAAGGAAACTACGGTGGAAAAGAAGCACTTATGAGCTTTGAGGTTGCAAAACAGGCAATTGATTTTTTATACAACAATTCAGATGGAAGGGAATCTCTTGAGGTTGATTTCTTTGGTGGTGAACCTTTACTAAATTTTGAGGTGGTTAAGAAAACAATTGAATATGCAAGGTCAACTTATAAAGATAAATCTTTTAGGTTTTCGATTACAACAAATGGGAGTTTACTTGACGAAGAGAAAGAAAACTTTTTATTTGATAACGATGTAAGCATTGTTTTAAGCCTTGATGGAGATAAAGAAACAAACGATAAATACAGAGTTTTAAGAAATGGAAGTGGCACATTTGATTTAGTTTATCCAAAGATTAAAAAAGTTGTAGACCACAGAGCTGAATACGGTGGATACTATGTAAGAGGCACATATACACACACGACACCAGATATTGCTAAAACTGTTCTATCTTTAAAAGATTTTGGCTTTAAATACATCTCTCTTGAGCCAGTTGTGACAAAAGACGATAAGATAAGCATCAAAGAAGATGACCTTCCTAAATTAAAAAAAACATACGAAAAATTGGCTGAAGCATATGTAGAATCCCAAAAAACTAACCAATGGACTTTCTTTCATTTTAATATTGACCTTGAGGCAGGCCCTTGCATACAGAAAAGAATCAACGGGTGTGGTGCAGGAGTTGAATACATTGCAGTTTCTCCAGATGGTTCAATTTATCCGTGTCATCAGTTTGATGGGATCAAAGAGACAAAACTCGGAGATGTCTTTAATGGAATAACTAATAAGGAACTTCAAGAAAAGTTTAGAAAAGCAAACTTTTTATTCAACAAACCTGAATGTGCAAACTGTTGGGCACGCTTTTACTGTTCCGGTGGGTGTCTTGCAAACAACTACATCATAAACGGAGATATTTTTAAGCCGTATGCAATTGGATGTGAAATTCAAAAGATGCGTATAGAAGCCGCCTTATACGTTCAATACAAGTTAAAGGAGCTTGGATTAGAAATCCCCACAACTCAAATTTCAGATGGGCATTGTAGTTAGGTAGTTTTAAAGAGGAATTAGTCACATTTTTTGCTAAGCCAAACTAAACTCTACTTTCAAAACAATAAAAATTAACTACCCGAAAGAAGCACAAACAACAAAAAAACCCCAACGTAGAATGGGCAGAAAAAAGAATACGGGCTCAACGTCTATAAACTTAAAAGGATTTATACTGAAAGATAAGGCAAACCATAAATTCGCATTCCCTAATTTTATACTTGCTCCTGGAAAAATTGTTAAAGTTTATTCAGGGAAAGGAACATCAAACTCAAGTTCTCTATATTTGGGGTCAAGCACTGCCATATGGAATAATGATGGAGATACTGCTTACCTTTATGATAGTAGAGAAAAACCAATTGACACTTATGAGTATCCATAAATTTTGTTTGCCTTGACTTTCAAATTAAATTCTGTTAAAATTCCTTTATGGAGAACAAAAAGGTTTTTGTATTAGGAAGTATTAACGTTGACCTTGTTGTCTACGCAGAGCACTTCCCTGAAAAAGGAGAAACCGTATTCGGTAAAGAATTTTTAATAAATCAGGGTGGAAAAGGTGCAAATCAGGCAGTTGCATCAAAAAAGGCATCGGGCAATACTACTTTCATTGGAAGAGTTGGAAGAGACATATTCGGTAAAATTGCAGAAGATTCTCTAAAAAGTTTTCAAGTTAATTATTTCATCATCCACGATGAAGATACTCAAACAGGTGTTGCCCTTATAAACGTTGATAAAGATGGCAACAATAGAATAACCATTATTGAAGGTGCAAATGGAAAAGTAGGAAAAGAAGAAATTGATTACCTTGAAAAGAACATTACAAGTGGCGATATTTTGCTTCTCCAAGGTGAAATAAAAACTACCGAACTTCTAAAAGCAGTAAAAATTGCAAAAGGTAGAGATGTCATAGTAATTTTTGACCCTGCTCCAGTAAGAAAAGATCTTGTGAGTATCATCCCGTATGTAGACTACATAACACCCAATGAAATTGAACTGCAAAAACTAACACTTTCTTACGACCCAAAAGAACTCTTAAAATTTGGCGCTAAAAATGTGATCTTCAAAATGGGAGAAAAGGGTGTTTTATTTATAAACGACTCCAAAGAGTTATTTGTAAAGGCTTACAGCGTAAATGCTGTTGACACAACAGGCGCAGGTGATACCTTTAACGGGAGTTTTGCCTCTGCACTTTCTAAAAACGTGGAGATTGAAAAAGCATTAAAATTCGCAACTGCTTCAGCTGCAATTTCTGTTACAAGAAAAGGGGCTGCGATCTCTTCTCCAACATACGAAGAGATAATCAAATTTTTGGAGGAACACAATGAAAAATTCATTTAAGATGATTATTGATACTGATTGTGGTATTGATGATGCAATTACAATAATTACTGCAATAAAATATGGTATTGATGTTGTTGGTATAACAACCGTTTCTGGCAATGTAAATGTAGACCAAGTAACAGACAACGTATTGAGGATTTTACATTTCCTTAAGAAAGACGATATCCCTGTGTTTAAAGGCGCATACAGACCTTACGTATCGTTAAACTCGACTCCTGCAAAAATCCACGGGAACAATGGGATAGGTGATGTAGTATTAGAGGCTCCTTATAAAACATACAATGACGAACCTGCTCCGTATGCAATCTACAAATTAGCAAAAGAAGCAGGAAACGTTATCCTTTTAACTCTTGGTCCTTTAACAAATGTTGCAATGGCACTTAATCTTTACCCTGATTTACCAAAATATATATCAAAAATTGTTGCCATGGGTGGTGCAGTTAATGTTGGCAACGTAACAAGATTTGCAGAATTTAACTTCTTTTTTGACCCAGAAGCTGCGGAGTTTGTTTTAAGGCAGGGTATACCAATCCACCTTGTTCCGTGGGACCCTGTTGTTGCAACACCAATTTTTGAAACTGAGCTTAAGGAAACATTCAAGGAAGAAGAAGGCAACCTTATTTTAAATATGGAAAAAAGCGTAATGGATTTTGTAGAAAAAGCACGTGGTATTAGAGCAGTATTTCTTCCAGACCCGATGGCTCTTGCAACTTTCCTTGACAAAGAAATTATTAAGTATAAAATAAATAGTGCTTTACATATGGAACTTTCACACGGAAGCCTTTTAAGAGGTGCCTCATTAGTTGGCGAAGGAAGTGGTATCGATATCGTGATGGAAGTTGACAAAACTCGGTTTTTAAATTTTTTTAAAAATATTTTTAAAGGAGGTAAAGAATGAAAAAGGTTGTATTAGTATTAGTTGTAATTTCATTAGTCTTGAGTATGGCATTTGTAACAGGTTGCACTAAAACTGCAGAACCAAAACCCCAAAACAAGTTAAAGGTTACTCTTTACATTAACGGAACATTGGGAGACAAGTCGTTCTTTGACTCGGCAGACAGAGGACTTAAGATGGCAATACAAGACCTTGGTGTTGATGGGAAAGTAATTGAAGGCGGTTATGACCCAGCAAAATGGCAACCAGACCTTGAACAGTTAGCCCAAGGAGATTCTGAAATCATCATCATTGGCACTTGGCAAATGGTAGACGCTCTCACAGCAGTTGCACCTAAATATCCAGATAAGAAGTTTATCATTTTTGATACCTCAGTTGATTACTCCAAAGGAAACCTTGGTAATGTCTATTCTATTCTTTACAAACAGAATGAAGGTTCATTCCTTGTAGGTGCTCTTGCTGCAATGGTAACTTCATCAAACATGACACTTGCAAACAAAGAGAAGATCATTGGTTTCTTAGGTGGAATGGATATACCCGTAATTAACGACTTTAAGGTAGGATACGTCCAGGGGGCAAAATACATTGACCCAGAGGTAAATGTTCTTGTTTCATATGCAGCAGCATTTAATGATCCAGCAAAAGGGAAAGAGCTTGTCCTTGCCCAGTATGATCAAGGTGCAGACATTTCCTTTAACGTAGCAGGAGAAACAGGCCTTGGCCTTCTTGATGCAGCAAAAGAAAAGAATGCCTATGCTATTGGTGTTGATTCAGACCAATACATTATGATAAAGGATAAAGACCCCGAAGCAGCATCTCATATTGTAACTTCCATGATGAAAAATGTTGATAAATCAATTTACAGAGCATTAAAACTCTATCTTGAAGGAACTCTTGAGTTTGGTAAGGCAGAATCCCTTGGACTTAAAGAAGACGGAGTTGGTGTTGCCGATAACGAAAACTATCAAAATTTAGTGCCAAAGGAATTCAGAGATAAAGTTGAAGAGTTAAAGCAGAAGATAATAAACGGTGAAATAGTAGTAGACACCGTATTTGGAAGTTAGATTTAATTAAACAAAAGGGAAGCGATATCGCTTCCCTTTTTCTTTTATTTTTGGAGGAAACAAGTGGCATCTCAAATTTCTGTAAGAGATATTGTTAAAGTCTATCCAAATGGAGTTGTTGCAAACAAAAAAGTGTCTCTTGATATTCAAGAGAAGACAATACATGCAATTGTTGGCGAAAACGGAGCAGGTAAAACGACTTTAACTAAGATTCTTTTTGGGCTTGAACTACCCCAAGAAGGAGAAATTTTTGTCAAAGGTAAAAAGGTGCATTTTAGGTCACCAATCGATGCAATAAAAATTGGTATTGGCATGGTGCATCAACATTTCATGCTTGCAGAGAATTTGACTGTATTTGAAAATCTAATATTGGGTATTGAACCAACAAAGTTTAAGATTTTTTTAGACAAGAAAACAGCCAGAGAAAAGATACTTAAATACATGGAAAAGTATAAGATTGATATACCAATAGAAAAAAAGATAAAAGAATTACCAATTGGGGTAAAACAGAGAGTAGAAATTTTTAAGGCACTATTAAGAGATGTCGATATACTCATCTTAGACGAACCAACCGCAGTTTTAACTCCACAGGAAGCAGAAGTGCTTTTTGAATCTTTAAGAGAACTTAAAAATCAAGGTAAAACAATAATATTCATATCTCATAAGTTAAAGGAGATAAAAGCAATTGCAGACGTTATAACCATTATGCGCGATGGAAGAGTTATCTCGACAAATTTAAACGAAGAACTTACAGAACACGATATTGCAAGGTTAATGGTTGGCCGCGAAGTATCTTTTGAAAGAGTGGAAGGACCAAAAGAAATAGGTAAAGTTGTGCTTACAGTGAAGAATCTTACATATACCAATAGTGAGCGAATTAAAGTTTTAAAAAACATCAACTTTGAAGTAAGAGAAGGTGAAATTGTTGGTATTGCAGGCGTTGAAGGGAATGGACAGACAGAACTCGTTGAGTTGATAACAGGTTTAAAGACGTTAACAGATGGGGAAATTAGGCTTTTTGATGAAAACATCTCGGGAAAATCCGTAAGAGAAATTAGAGAAAGAGGTTTAGTGCATATTCCCGAGGATAGAATGAAAAACGGAGTTGCTGAGAAAGCAAAATTAAAAGAAAATCTCATATCTGATAGGTACTATAAACCTTTATTTTCTAATAGGGAATTTTTAAACTATAACTACATCGATAGCGAAGCTAATCGACTTGTTAAGGATTTTAATATCATCACACAATCAATTGAAAATCCAGTGAACTCGCTTTCTGGCGGTAATATCCAAAAGGTAATTGTTGCAAGAGAACTTTCTTCAAACCCTAAAATTATTATTGCATCCCAACCTGCAAGAGGTATAGATGTTGGCTCAGAAGAACTTGTGCATAACTTCATAAAAGAGGCAAGAGATAAGAAATGTGCGGTGCTGCTTGTTTCAGCCGATCTTGACGAGATTCTGAAACTTTCAACAAGGATCCTTGTTATTTACAACGGAGAAATTGTAAAATCATTCAATGAGGTTAACGGTTTAAGAGCAGAAGATCTCGGCCCTTATATGCTCGGAGTTAAAAGAGGTGATTGATGGAAAAATTTGTGCTAAAGTACTTTAATCTCTTAAGGACTATTATTGCCATCCTCATAGGCTTTGCGATAAGTGTGCTAATTTTGGTCATTGTGTCTACGTCGTCCATCGAATCGATTAAATACCTTTTCCTTGGTCCTTTTATGTCTGTAAGTAGAATTGGAAATATCATCGAACTTGCAACTCCAATCATTTTTTGTGGCATTGCCATAGCAATACCATTCCAAGCAAGTCAATTCAACGTCGGTGCAGAAGGAACATTCTTCATTAGTGCTGCTTTTGGAACTGCTTTTGCCCTTATAATACAAAAACTTAATTTACCTGGATTTATTTATATAGTTTTGGTTTTAACTTTTGCCACCCTTTTTGGGGGATTCTGGGGCTTTATTCCTGGTTATTTAAAAGCAAGGTTTAAAGCAAATATGGTTGTCTTGACTCTGATGTTAAACTATGTAGCATACTTTTTGTCAATTTACCTAATAAACTACCATTTTAGAGATAAATCTGCAGGATTTCTTACATCTTATAGATTGCCTGAAAATGTTTTTCTAAAACAGTTTATACCTAATACAAGAATCCACATCGGTTTTTTAATTGCAATTGCTTCTGTTTTTATTGCTTACTATTTTTTATACCACACAACCCTTGGTTACGAAATAAGAATGGTTGGCTTCAATTTCAATTTTGCAAAGTACAGTGGTATAAACGTGTTTAAAGTTATTGTGCTTTCTTCTGTTATTGGTGGTTCGTTTGCAGGTTTAGGTGGTATGGCAGAAGTGATGGGTATCCACAGAAGGTTTCTTTGGCAAAGTCTTCCTGGGTATGGATGGGATGGTGTAGTTGTTGCAATTATCGGGAAAAATAATCCTATTCTTATTATGTTTGCTAGTTTATTTCTTGCGTATTTAAGGATTGGTGGACAGGTATTAAACTTACTTTCAGATGTGCCATTTGAAATGGTTGGTGTAATAGAATCTATTATCATATTGCTTATCACAGCAGAAGCTTTTCTTGAGAATGTAAAATACAGAATAACAGTAAAAGAGGCCGAAAAGGAGGCTTTTAAAAATGAATCCCTTTCTTAAAAGTATATTTTCAACAAGTTTCTTGTTTTCAGTTTTAAGAGTTGCAACTCCAATTATTTTTCCTGCGCTTGGTGTTGCAATATCAGCTCTTTCAGGCTCTATAAATATTGCTCTTGAAGGAATTATGCTTGTTTCTGCTTTTACTGGAGTTATTGTATCTGCTTTTACCCAAAACCTTTGGATAGCTTTGTTTTCGGCAATTCTTGCAGGTGTTTTTATTGCTTCAATACTTGGTTATTTTAGTTTAAAACTTAAGGCAGATATTATCCTTGCGGCAATTGCTTTAAATTTGTTTTCGTCTAGCATTACCGTGTTTTTGTTGTATATTATTGCTCACGATAAGGGAGTTTCAAGTTCATTAAAGAGTTTAGTTTTTCCTTCGGTTAAATTTGCTTTCCTTGAAAAAATTCCAATATTAGGCGGTATATTCAATAACCAAAATATTCTTGTTTACATTGCGTTCCTCTCTGTGTTTGTATACTATTTGATTGTTTTTCATACACCTCTTGGCTTAAAAATAAGAGCAGTAGGACAAAACCCAGAAGCTGCAAGCTCAGTTGGAGTGGATGTTGTTAAAATAAAACTTTATGCTCTTATTTTATCGGGAGTTTTCGGTGCTTTAGGTGGTGTTTATCTATCTATGGGATACGTCTCGTGGTTTGGTAGGGATATGACAGCAGGAAGAGGTTTTATAGCAATAGCAGCATCCTCAATTGGTGGAAATTTGCCTTTAGGGACTTTCTTTGGTTCACTCTTATTTGGCGTAGTATATGCACTTACAAACTTTCTTGCCCCTTTAAACATACCTTCAGAGATAATTCAAGTTATTCCTTATATCGTTACAATTATTGTCCTTACTTTTTATTCTGCAAGGGTATCCAAAGAAAAAGAGGTTGGCGAGGAATAACAGATGGAGTTTGATACTGTCTTAAGAAACGCAAATACCATTGATAAGCATGGCATAATAAGGGAAAAGATAAATATTTACATAAAAGATGGTGAAATAGTAAAATTAGACGATAGTTTCAACGGAAATGCTTCTGCAAAAGAAGTAATTGACTGTAGTAATCTATTTGTTACTCCTGGTTTTGTAAATCTACATACGCACTCCCCTATGAATGTTTTTAAGGGTATCGCAGAGGATGTGGATATCGATAGTTGGTTTAATAAAGAAATATGGCCTTATGAAAGTAAACTAACCGAAGATGATGTTTACTACGGCTCACTTCTTGCAATATTAGAGATGCTTGACAATGGTGTCACTGCTTTTGCTGATCACTATTTTTACGCCGATAAAATAGCAAACGCCGTGCTTGAAACAGGCATAAGAGGAGACATTGCTATTACACTATTTGGCGTAAAGGATAGTTTCGAAGAAGACCTTGAAAAGACTATTAAACTAATAAAAGAAAAAAATAAATTAAGTAGCAGATTAACTTTTCGCCTTGGGCCACATGCGCCTTACACTTGCCCACCTAAAACTTTAGAAAAGATAGTTAACAGCGCTAAAACTCTTTCAGTTGGGATACACATCCACATGGCGGAAACAGAAAAGCAAGTAAAAGACAGTCTAAGATATTACGGTAAGACACACTTTGAAATCCTTCATGAAGTAGGTGCTTTTGATTTGCCTGTAATCGTAGCGCATGGCATTTACGTTCAGGAGGGTGATCTAAAGTATATAGGTAATAACACTTATTTTGCTTTAGCCCCTAAAACATACATGAAACTTGGTATGGGTTTTCCAAATATCTTTAGTTATCGTAAAGAATTAAAATTGGCAATTGGAACAGATGGAGCAGCAAGCTCTAATACTTTAAATCCACTTGAAGAGGCAAGGCTTTTTGCACTTTTGGGTAAACTACAAGATAATGCAACTGAATTTACCTTGTTTGAGGTGTGGAAAACTTTAATGGAAGGGCATAACGCACTTAATTTTAAAACAGGAGATATTGTCCAAGGATATAAGGCAGACCTTATCTTTTGGGATTTACACAAGCCAAATACATTTCCTTTACATAATCCACTTGCTTCGATTATTTACAGTGGAGATGCACAGAATATCGTTCATGTAATGGTTGATGGAGTTTTTCTTAAAAAAGATGGCAAACTACTCTTTGATACTTCAAAAATCTTTAAAGAGGCAAATAACCACATAAAAAACCTCCTTAATAGGGGAAAAGGAAATACAAATTTATCTTTTTAATTTTAAAAGAGGTGAAAATGAAAAAAATTATACTTGATTGCGATCCAGGGCATGATGATATGCTTGCAATAATTCTTGCGCTTGCAAGTAAAGAGATAGAGGTCTTGGGTATTACCACAGTTGCAGGTAATCAAACAGGCGAAAAGACTTACATAAATGCTTTAAGAGTGCTTAATCTTATAGGTAGAAAAGATGTTCCTGTTTCACGTGGATTTGACAAACCAATCTTAAGAGAGCTTGTTACCGCTCCTAAGATCCATGGAGTTTCTGGACTTGATGGTGCAAACTTACCAGAGCCTTTAGGGTTAAAAACAGGAAAACACGCAGTTGATTTTATTATTGAAACACTTTTGCAATCAAAGGAAAAAATTTACCTTGTACCTACAGGCCCTTTAACTAACATTGCAGTATCAATTTTAAAAGAACCAACAATAAAAGATAAAATCGAAAAGATCGTGCTTATGGGTGGTGCTGTACATGATTCTAATTTTACGCCTGGAGCAGAATTCAATATCTATGTTGACCCAGAAGCGGCAAAGATTGTTTTTGAAAGTGGGTTACCAATCGTTATGGTAGGGCTTGATGTTACGAACAGGGCTCTACTTACCTTTGAAGATATCGATTACCTTGAATCCCTACATGGCAAGGTATCAAGTGTTATCGCACCTCTTTTGAGATTTTTCGCAAACGCAAATAAGGAATTTTTTGGCTTTAATGGAGCACCAATCCATGATGCACTTGCAGTTTCGCATCTTATTGATGAATCAATACTTTCACTTAGGTATCTCCATGTTGATGTTGAAACGACAGGCGAATTTACAAGAGGGCAAACCGTTACCGATATATACGGCATAACTAAAAAACAACCTAATGCTTATGTTGCATTAGATCTTGACCTTGAAAAGTTTAAGCATTTAATGATTGATGCAATAAAATTTTTTGATACTCTATAATATATGTGGAGGTGAAGTATGGATGTAAAAATTGAAAGCGTAAAGATAGAAAAACCTGATGATATGAACTGCATCCTTGGGCAAGCTCATTTTATAAAGACTGTTGAAGATTTAAGTGAAGCACTTGTAAACAGTGTGCCAAACATAAAATACGGCATTGCTTTTAATGAGGCATCGTCTGATGCACTTGTAAGGTTTGAGGGCAACGATGAAGAGCTTGTGGAACTTGCAAAGAAAAACGCATACGCAGTTAAAGCAGGACATTTCTTCATTATCTTCATTAAGGGGGCGTTTCCCATAAATGTTCTTAATGAAATAAAAATGGTGAAAGAAGTTTGCCACATTTATGCCGCTTCAGCAAATCCTATGGAGGTAATCGTTGCAGAAACTCCTTTAGGAAGGGCAGTGCTTGGCGTTGTAGATGGAGTAGAACCAAAGGGGTTTGAGGATGAAGCGCATATTAAACAAAGAAAAGAACTTTTAAGAAAATTCGGTTATAAGTTTTAATAGAAAATTTAAGTATGCACTCTGTAGGTGTGAGGTGTTCTAAACCACTCTCTTTTATCGTATGTAAACATTGCTAATAGTATTGCAAATAGATTTGTGATATTGAAGAAAAATACCAAAAATATATCGTAGGGTTTCACATCTTTTAACTCGTGTTCTTTAAGGCTAAGTAAGAATATTAGCGAATGGAGTAGAAAGGAAATAATTGGAATAGAAATATAAATTGGTTGAGGGAGCATAATAAGAGAACTTAAAATACCCAAGGAAGATACTACAATAAGAGGGATTGTATAAAGATTTTTTACAACTCCATTTTCTTTAAATACGGTATAGAAATAGCCTCTATACCATCTCAGTCGTTGCCTAAACGATGGCATAAATTGAGTTGGTTTCTCATCGTAGACGGTTGTATCTTCTACAAAAACAACTTTTATTGGAAGTTTCACTGTATATTCAAAGTCTTCAAGAACTGAATTGCAATTAAATTTATGAAGATTAAACACCCATCCATATGCACCCCAACCGTATCCTGAGATTATTGAAGAGAACCCAAGTAAAGTAAGAGCTTTTTGTATCCTTAAATAAATAGCATTCATAAATATATACATTCTTGGAATAACGCCCTCAGTGTTGAGGTTGTAAAG from Caldisericaceae bacterium encodes the following:
- a CDS encoding glycosyltransferase, which gives rise to YNIFEMENIKIYFSIFGYVFILWIVFLILLGKINKKIHLAKRYTVKKFVAIIPAHNEETTIANSILSCKKAGFDEIIVLLDNCTDDTPIIAKGLGAKVMFVNFRSKGKSLTHAIPKIVERFGLNSFYMVFDADNVLEANYLTKLKPYIESYPVVQTNLYNLNTEGVIPRMYIFMNAIYLRIQKALTLLGFSSIISGYGWGAYGWVFNLHKFNCNSVLEDFEYTVKLPIKVVFVEDTTVYDEKPTQFMPSFRQRLRWYRGYFYTVFKENGVVKNLYTIPLIVVSSLGILSSLIMLPQPIYISIPIISFLLHSLIFLLSLKEHELKDVKPYDIFLVFFFNITNLFAILLAMFTYDKREWFRTPHTYRVHT